The Castanea sativa cultivar Marrone di Chiusa Pesio chromosome 4, ASM4071231v1 sequence ATCCGAAACCCTAGCTAGCTCCCACCATATCTTACGCCAACAAACAAACTACCAAACAAACTCAattcaattataaatataataataacacaATCCCtaatttgcttcttctttttttttcaaaaaataaaaattaaaaaaaaaacttcgaCTCCGATTTTCTGTGCCCGATTAATCGGCCTAATTGGAGCTCAGATCCGCCGAACGAGAAAGAGAAATTTTCGGtttctagagagagaaagttagagagagaaaagaagtgCGAGAATCTAGAGAGAGAGGGGTAGACGGGAAAAGGAAAGGTGTAGTTTAGACTAGGCAACGGGGCTgtgttgggtttggtttgggTTAAAAGTCTGTTACGGATTCGGGTTTAATTTTATGGAAACGGGTCGGTTTTTATTTTGGGGGATGGGGGGGTTTTTCAAACTAATGCAATGTTGTGTGGTTTGTTAGGTGAGGTCAACTGATAATGACCcttcattttgttttctttttttatgccCTGCccttttttttatgagttttatccCCTTATTCCCCACACATTTACTATCATATTCTATTCTTAGTTGTGTTTGCCAGTCCCTTGAATTTGCCAAAAAGCTTGATTTTATCCTCTAaatcacttcttcttcttttttagaaaaaaaaaaaaaatcactgatGGTAAAATGTTTACATatctcttttattatttgtggctattttctttttattttccattttttaatatattataattgtctttataatgattatttgaacaccaattgttttttattttgccaTAGTAAAAGAATTGAACAACAAAGGAAAAATTCCTCTTTTTCTGAATAGCTTCATTGCTTAATTGATTATAGTCTCAATACAGAAaaaggttttgaatttttgctGTAAAGGCAGGAAAAAATACCTCTAATCCATGTAGGTTTCTGTAGGTTAATTTTAAGAGCAAtgtatgagatacaaatttTCATAATCTTTTACACAACTTTTTAAGACGATAAGCTTGATGACATCAAAAACTAGGAGGGAGTCCTGAAAGTGGAGACCATAATTGGGTTGAGCAGGACTGTCCCCATACTATCTTAGCAGACATCTATAGCCAAAGTGAGCCATTTAATTCAATGCCTTCTCAACCACAAACTGCTCAATAAAAATTATCCTTGGTACGCAAGTTATTTGCCTTATCAATTAAGTTCTTGTCTAAAGCCACAGACAAATAATGTACAAAGTGGTGGTACTGGAAGCTATAATGACTTTTGAGTTGGCTATCTATCTTATTTAATTTAGGCCAAAAGTTATCCTCACAAACGCACATGCATTAACAAAGCGCTGAAACAGGGAGTTCCTTACAATCATGGTACAAATTTGCTCTGTTTAACCGATTGTCCATGCCTTATGCCCCACCTCTAGAAGGGGCTAAAAATGGTGAAATTGCTGGCTTTTCAATTGCGACGAGACCTTGAAAAAGAAAGGTTCAAATCTTTAATCTTTAAGCTCTCTGTCACGGTGTTTCCATCATCTTAATATAATCCATGTCATATTTCAGGAAGACATTCAAACTCCTCCCACAGCCATTTGCACCCATCAACAATTAGTATACAGCAACTTGggtaaataaacaaaaatacaacatccaacctaaaattaaaaataaaaagaatgtttACAGTACCACAATTCGAACAATACAGAGCTAAGGCCTCTCCTGAAGAGCCGTCAATGATTGCATAAAATCATACAGATGATGCACAATTTCATTCATAGAACATCAAGGAAGACTTTTTAGCACAATAACTGACCATGCATATGTAAACACACACTTAAGAAGAATGATTcctcaaaaaatgaaaaatggttaacCAAACAGCTCTTAGAAAACAGCCTGTGGGAAAACAccatgtaataaaaatattggtCTTGATGAGTAGGAACATTGGAACAAAGTCTGGACAGAAAACCAAACTGTATCGAAGACTAATATTAgtgttaataaataaaataaaatgaaattagaatAGCAACTAAACCATGACAAAACAAGAGAAGTTCGGTTGCCAAAATTCGATGACCAGtcagctttatatatatatatatatatatatatatatgagattagAAGGTAGAAGGGGAAAGGcaaagaaagataaattaaCAACAAATCACATACAAAAGGTGTTGGCTTATAAGCAGTTTAGTAACCCAACCTCCATAAAAGGAAGTGTTGGATAAGGAAGGGATGGCTTTGGGTCCAATGTCATATATAGTTGTTGCACTGAATACCAGTAAAGGAACCAATTTCGAATGTCTGGGCAACACAGACAGCATGCTTTCCAACAGTTAAAATATCTACAAAGGGGAAACTGATCTGCAGCCACCCAGAACAAATTCAAGGAACAAATAGCTTGTAGACCCCGAACAGATTACAATTTGATACAGCGAAGGGATGGGGGTCGGAGACTATGAACAACATCAGATAACTCACTTACCACCCATCCTCCGAAAGCACACAAGTTAGATGACAACCTCTGGGATTAGCCAACACCCATCCTCAAAGCACTGAAGagaagaaattaaataataattaatataaaatggTGGAAGAGAAGTCTCATAAGAATGGCAGCTCTAATGtacaaaaagtaataataataaatagagaTAAATGCAAAAATACTATGGAAAAGACAGTAACCACAATGAATTCAGAGAAAAAGATAaatacattattaaaataataataataagtctGAACTCCTCCTATTTAGCTACTGAGGAATGAAAAAGAGATGCATACATGGACAAACACTGAGAAATTATCTTATGTCATTTACAAACTATTCATTACCAAAACCTTATCCTAGTTTTCCTATGTAATATccaaaaaatcttaaaagaaaCCTTTATCACTCTCCTATGTGACTAGACTCACATGTGCTATATATACAAAAACGAAAACTTACGAGCTTTTCATGGGTCACCAGATTGTGCCATTACTCATTCCTACTGCCACGAGGGCTGCTTGTATCCATCCCAACCTCCCTCAGGCTCCTTTCTCTTCAAAAGACCACCTGCAACCTGGTACATCCTTGCTTGGTCATCTGCTATGGACTGTGAACTGGAAACAGACAGTTGCCTTGGTGGAAGAGAAGTCTCATCTCTCGCTTCCAAGTCTAATCCTCCAGGCCCGGCATTAAGGTCTAAACCCTGTCTTCCCCATTTCCTACTGCTCTCAGCGCTACTGTTGTTTGCATCAGGGAAGCTAACAACATACGGCCTAGGGTAAGGAGAAGAAACAGTACCAGCAAGTCCTAAAAACTGGGGACGGACTGGGAAGCAAACCTTCCCACCAGATGATGAATCCATGTATGTTGTTGAACCACCAGGAAAAGCGGCTGATGACAGTGGAATGGTGGTTCCAAAAGGGAAGACGGGGGGGTATGGAAAAGTGCTGGGGGTAAAGGGCACTGCTGGAGAAGATGACAACACTTGCCCCCTGAAGACATCAGGACTAAATGGACTGCCGCCACCAGTGGTACCCAACATCCTTGGCGGCGCACCACTTGCAACAATTGGGAAAGACTGCTCCCCTCTATCTGGCATAATAGATGGAATAGGCACAGCAGAATAATTGCTTCCTGAAGTAAACCATGGTGAAAAGTTCCCAATTTCTGTATTGTTCATTCTAAGGCCAGAAACGGATGGTTGGGATGAAAAACCACTCCTGGAATGCAGGCTGAAAGGTGATGGTTCAGCACACACCTCATCAACTAAAGGCCCATTGTTCAAATCGAAGTCCCTGCGGCCACTCACTGCACCATTATGAGCACTACCCGATTGTGACTTAACTTGCGCAAGTGGAACATCCATTCTACGACTGTTGCTGATTGAGAAATTGCCCATATCAGAAGCATCATCAACTCGGTTCAAATCAAGATCAAGTCCCCCAGAGCCACGAACAGATTCAGAACCTATCATTCCATCACGTGCCACGTCATGATTATTTGTTGGGACAGATGAAGAACCTGGCTCCTGAGCAGAAATCCGTGAAGCCAAATCCTCAAGGGCTCTTTCATCAGGTATATTCAAATCAATATCCAATGCAGGGCGACTCTGCTTGCCAGCTGCAGCATCAGGAAGAGGGACGTTTGCAGTGCCCTGTGGCATTTCTGGAGCTTTCCTGGGTTCAGCTGGCCGAAAGGCACTAGTGGCTGCTGATCCCTTCCAACCAAGTTCCCCTTTACTCTTTAGCAGGTCATCTGGTGGAACAAACGGGCCCTttgcagcagcagcaacagtaATTGAAGCAGGAAGGCCACTAGACACAGAGGAAACAGGAAAAGGTAATGGACTAACCAATCGAACGGCAGATGAACATGATGGTGCTGGCAAGCTATTTGGTTCCCCAAATTTTCCCTCGTCCACAGTAAAGCCTTCATTCAAATCAAATTCCACTTTTGCATCCATATCTGATGCCCCGGCAGCAGGCATAGAAGTTGCATCTGCATTGGTTGACTTACATTCCTGTGTGTCAACTGCTTCTGTGCCAGTCCTCTTAGGTCCCCTAGTCATTTCAGGCTGTTCTGTTTCTTGTGCAGTTAATGCAGGTGAAATCATGTGAGGAGCTGGTCTAACCTGATGATCATGACCTGTTTTGCTTTCCGAATTCTCCTCCACATACTCACCATCATGATCAGTGACAGTGGAAGCTAAACCAACTGAAGTTCGATTCTCAGAAGTTGTAGGGCCATTACTTTCCTGctcatttctttgtttttcagcCTGACTTACATGATTCCTGGCATCTGCTTCATCAATCTTTTCAGCCTTCAGATCTTTTACTTTCTCTGAAGCAGTGTCTTTCCCACCACCAGAAGGTACCACAACTTCCTCTTTGGTTCCTTTCACATCTTCCATATGCATCATGGATAAAGGTGGCTTCTGCTCTGTCTGGTTACCACCATCCAGCCCCTCAGCTGCTTCCATCTTGAACTCAAGAGCAGAAACTACATTGAACTTATCTTCATTCAACAAAGAGCAACTTGTCTTTTCATTTACATCTGGAATGGCATCTGCATTCACCTCACCAACTGCCTTTTTCTCCTGAAGTGATTTGACTCCATCAATATCCATAGTTTTCTCTATAGTGCTCACAGGTGAGGAAGTCATTAAAGCAGCTACCGTTATTTCAGTAGATTTTCCATCACTTTCTACACATGGATCTACAGTTTGCTGAAAATCCATAAAAGAAGAACTTAAATGACCATGGTTCTCTCCTGCAGGTTTCTCCCCAGACAAAGAACAAACAGATGTGCTTTCAACAATTTTTGTCCCAATATTACAGGAAACAACACCCTGCTTCTCAGGCTCATCACCAGCACCATCATTAGACTGGCTTTGGTCTTGAGCAAGGTCGTCTACTGGAGATGATTTAACTTTGGGATCACTACCTGTGCAGGAATGCTCAACTGCAGGGGTGTTCCTTTGCGGAGAATCAGTAGGTGAAACCAAATCAGACTTGGACATCTCTCCAGCAGCCACACTAGCAAGGAGATTCATCCCAACATCATCACCAATGGATATAGATGCATTTCTTTCAGAGTACTTAACACAACTATCGATTAAGGCATTTATGGAGCGCAAAGAAGCCTCCTGcaaattctctgatttttgttCATTCCCTGATGATGAGGAAGTAGCTTTAGCTTCTGCCAATTTTTTGCTGTCATCTCCAGTCCTGCAGCGCTCTTCATCAGTAACAGCTGCAGGGGATCCATCACCCTCATCAGACCCAGTCAGTACATCCTTGAAATCATTACTTTGCCAGGATTCAGTATTCACATCTGAAGTAATATTAGCTCGACAAGTCTCGCTCTTTTCTTTCAGGGTACGATCGAACTGATCATGCTTCTCTGAAAGCACAGGAGAAGAAGCTCTGCTATTCATGATTGAAGGATCTTCAATTGATCCTCCACTGGCACTTTGTGCAGGACTGCGACTTCGATTTGAAATCTTAACAATCAATTTTTGACTGTTACCCTCAATTGAGGGGCTTTCAAGTGTCTTTTCCAATGACAATCCAGACTGTGATAATTTTTCTGAAGCTGGGTTTTTGTGCAAGGAACTTTTGATTGAACTTATTTCCCTTTGCGCTCCAGATACAGCTGTTCCAGGGAAGCCATTGATTGATTTTCGATGCCGTGAGTTCTTATTTCCACTCATTGAACCAGCAGTAGAACTCCTTGCGTCCTCCTTCACTGAATGTCCCCCTGTTTTAGCATGGTCACTAGAACATGATTGACTGTTGTTGTGCGACTGACTAGAACTGCTGCTTTTCTCATCCCTTGCTGTTGTCAGAGGGAGATCAGCAGCATTACCAACAGCATTTCGAGCCTGGCTGTCTCTTAAGTTAGTATTCACTGGTGTAGGTGATGGAACTGATTTTATGGACCCAGGAGATGCAGATGCAGACCTGGTGATACTCTCCCCCTGGACAATCTTCACAGAAGTAGTTTTGGATGCAGAAAGCTGTGTAACTGAGCTCTTCATTGCAACATCAGACGACATACCTGAGTGTCTGTTCCCACCATGGGAAACTTCAGGAAGGCGTGATCTTGCAGACCAGGGGACAGACTGATTTGAGCCAGACTTCGCATCATTGATGTTCATTTCAGCCTCAACACGTTTCTTCCATAGGTCAACTAAACCTCTTGCTTTCTTCTGGATTTCCAAGTTCTTATGAGCGCGCAAATGATTCACAGACTTCCCAATGTTGCACATTTGCAAGGCCTGTAAATTTACAGGCAGCCTATCAAGAGCACGAAGTAAAACCAAGAGAAACTCCTCAACAGTTTTATCACCATCCTTGGGGCCACTACCATCACCAATCTTCCCTTTATGGACTTCTTGGAGCCATTCATCAAATACAGGAAGACCCCTGAGTTGCACAAACCGAGTAAGGCAATCAGTCTTCTCTGTGGCTGCTATAACACCAGCAAGCATAGACCGCCCAGacaaatctatttttttctcatttctttcaGGCAGCATGAGCTGCACCAATCTCTCAACACCATCAGAGTCTATTAGCCCTCCTCTTTCTGTAATTTTTGAAACCTCAGATTTTAAATTGCTTTCCAGTCTAGTATGATTGGAATCCCCATCATCAATTTTTGTAGTACGCTCTCGTTTGATAGGCTCAGAGCCCTGGTCTCCCCgctctcttttctttcctttaactTGAGAAGGAAGGGAAGATGCACTATTCTGGAGACTATCTGAACCAGCTTTCAACTGCGATGTTGATGTTGGAccactcattggctttggagATCTGCCACCTGGCTGTAATGTTGCATGCATTTGTTTCCGCGTCTTATATAACAGTTGATCTACCTCTTCCTGTCGTTcctgtaaaagaaaattaatgaatttcCATTGTGCAAGTAAGAATATTCAGAAATACCCTAAAGAAATAGCATATGTAAGCAAGGAGACGTATCTGCAAGAGCGTTAAAAACTCACATTAACATAATCTTGATCAGTTAGCCACCATAAACACTTGTTTGTAATATCATATACCCGCCGACACACAAATGATGAAATCCCTGATGGAAGTTCAACACCTTTAGGAAGGAATGCGACTTTACACGGATGGAGTAACGATTCAGCAGGAATCGCATCCTTATGAAAGGAATAAAAGATTTCGTTTGGCGCGGCTTCCAACAGGACGCCTTTGCCAAGCTTTACTTCAGCAGGTCGATAAAGCCAACTCACAGCTAACTTTAGCTTATTCTCTTTACTCAGAGTCAATGAACGAATTATTCCAATGAAAGGTGGGGAATCCTGAGGTGGTTTGAAAAGAGCACAGTCACCAACACTAATTTTGCGTCCGTCCTGAGAAGTGGAGGCAAAAAAAGGAATTAAGGCAGTTATAAATTTGAAGGTCTTGAGAAAACCAAATGCACTTCCATAATCGATGTACATTACAAACAGAAGGGCAGAAAGAGGACTTTCATTGGCTAGTTGTAGGCATTATAATGCACTCAATTTGTCTAAGGAATAATCtcaaattgtaataaaaaaactGGCAGTCAAAAAAGCAATAACACTTAACTCGTGTCAATCAACGGCTTAAGTAGAAGAATTTGAACTTGGGTGACTTTTTAAGGCCTTTAACTCCATGCCAGAAAGCCACCAAGTCTAACCCTCAGCAGTATTACTTAATGCCTATACATACCAATGCCAATGCCAAGCAACAATACATACTTATTCTGTTTTGGTAATTTCTTGATACATGTCATTAAAATAAACTTATTGAAAGTTATTTAACTTGATACTGTGAACATAAACATATTGATTCAACAAGAATCTACTGCTCCTAAGCAAGCAACAAATGTCTGCTCCTATGCAAGCAACAAATgtctcaaaaacataaaaatgtattttaagtTTTCTCAATTCAATCGACCGACAATGCTTGCTAACCTTGGCATATTTTCTGTCATCTAGAATCTAAATATCTACTCCATAAGCtaattgcatttttattttcacttaAAAGAAGCTGTTCCTGTTATCGTGAccatgttatgatgttgttaaGCATTGATAATATTTATATCAGGACATGAGCCAAACAGGTAAAATACAAGTCAACATAGTCCAATATCGTGTCATCTGCAATGGCCCATCAACCATATAATATCCTGACCATGAATAAACATCCAGAACTGACACCTAAAACATAAGAACAACCAGAttgtagaaaaattttaattccaaaTGTTTACATAATTTCCCATCAAATGGAGTCCCCTCCCGAGAGAAATTTAAATCTAGAGGTCATTGCAGAGCCGAAATCCTTCCCTGCATTCATTT is a genomic window containing:
- the LOC142632248 gene encoding uncharacterized protein LOC142632248 isoform X1; this translates as MLHGRVGEEGKRTRHMWTVPTRAIIASSATATDGSSSVTLCSSNSFCKDGRKISVGDCALFKPPQDSPPFIGIIRSLTLSKENKLKLAVSWLYRPAEVKLGKGVLLEAAPNEIFYSFHKDAIPAESLLHPCKVAFLPKGVELPSGISSFVCRRVYDITNKCLWWLTDQDYVNERQEEVDQLLYKTRKQMHATLQPGGRSPKPMSGPTSTSQLKAGSDSLQNSASSLPSQVKGKKRERGDQGSEPIKRERTTKIDDGDSNHTRLESNLKSEVSKITERGGLIDSDGVERLVQLMLPERNEKKIDLSGRSMLAGVIAATEKTDCLTRFVQLRGLPVFDEWLQEVHKGKIGDGSGPKDGDKTVEEFLLVLLRALDRLPVNLQALQMCNIGKSVNHLRAHKNLEIQKKARGLVDLWKKRVEAEMNINDAKSGSNQSVPWSARSRLPEVSHGGNRHSGMSSDVAMKSSVTQLSASKTTSVKIVQGESITRSASASPGSIKSVPSPTPVNTNLRDSQARNAVGNAADLPLTTARDEKSSSSSQSHNNSQSCSSDHAKTGGHSVKEDARSSTAGSMSGNKNSRHRKSINGFPGTAVSGAQREISSIKSSLHKNPASEKLSQSGLSLEKTLESPSIEGNSQKLIVKISNRSRSPAQSASGGSIEDPSIMNSRASSPVLSEKHDQFDRTLKEKSETCRANITSDVNTESWQSNDFKDVLTGSDEGDGSPAAVTDEERCRTGDDSKKLAEAKATSSSSGNEQKSENLQEASLRSINALIDSCVKYSERNASISIGDDVGMNLLASVAAGEMSKSDLVSPTDSPQRNTPAVEHSCTGSDPKVKSSPVDDLAQDQSQSNDGAGDEPEKQGVVSCNIGTKIVESTSVCSLSGEKPAGENHGHLSSSFMDFQQTVDPCVESDGKSTEITVAALMTSSPVSTIEKTMDIDGVKSLQEKKAVGEVNADAIPDVNEKTSCSLLNEDKFNVVSALEFKMEAAEGLDGGNQTEQKPPLSMMHMEDVKGTKEEVVVPSGGGKDTASEKVKDLKAEKIDEADARNHVSQAEKQRNEQESNGPTTSENRTSVGLASTVTDHDGEYVEENSESKTGHDHQVRPAPHMISPALTAQETEQPEMTRGPKRTGTEAVDTQECKSTNADATSMPAAGASDMDAKVEFDLNEGFTVDEGKFGEPNSLPAPSCSSAVRLVSPLPFPVSSVSSGLPASITVAAAAKGPFVPPDDLLKSKGELGWKGSAATSAFRPAEPRKAPEMPQGTANVPLPDAAAGKQSRPALDIDLNIPDERALEDLASRISAQEPGSSSVPTNNHDVARDGMIGSESVRGSGGLDLDLNRVDDASDMGNFSISNSRRMDVPLAQVKSQSGSAHNGAVSGRRDFDLNNGPLVDEVCAEPSPFSLHSRSGFSSQPSVSGLRMNNTEIGNFSPWFTSGSNYSAVPIPSIMPDRGEQSFPIVASGAPPRMLGTTGGGSPFSPDVFRGQVLSSSPAVPFTPSTFPYPPVFPFGTTIPLSSAAFPGGSTTYMDSSSGGKVCFPVRPQFLGLAGTVSSPYPRPYVVSFPDANNSSAESSRKWGRQGLDLNAGPGGLDLEARDETSLPPRQLSVSSSQSIADDQARMYQVAGGLLKRKEPEGGWDGYKQPSWQ
- the LOC142632248 gene encoding uncharacterized protein LOC142632248 isoform X2, whose amino-acid sequence is MHATLQPGGRSPKPMSGPTSTSQLKAGSDSLQNSASSLPSQVKGKKRERGDQGSEPIKRERTTKIDDGDSNHTRLESNLKSEVSKITERGGLIDSDGVERLVQLMLPERNEKKIDLSGRSMLAGVIAATEKTDCLTRFVQLRGLPVFDEWLQEVHKGKIGDGSGPKDGDKTVEEFLLVLLRALDRLPVNLQALQMCNIGKSVNHLRAHKNLEIQKKARGLVDLWKKRVEAEMNINDAKSGSNQSVPWSARSRLPEVSHGGNRHSGMSSDVAMKSSVTQLSASKTTSVKIVQGESITRSASASPGSIKSVPSPTPVNTNLRDSQARNAVGNAADLPLTTARDEKSSSSSQSHNNSQSCSSDHAKTGGHSVKEDARSSTAGSMSGNKNSRHRKSINGFPGTAVSGAQREISSIKSSLHKNPASEKLSQSGLSLEKTLESPSIEGNSQKLIVKISNRSRSPAQSASGGSIEDPSIMNSRASSPVLSEKHDQFDRTLKEKSETCRANITSDVNTESWQSNDFKDVLTGSDEGDGSPAAVTDEERCRTGDDSKKLAEAKATSSSSGNEQKSENLQEASLRSINALIDSCVKYSERNASISIGDDVGMNLLASVAAGEMSKSDLVSPTDSPQRNTPAVEHSCTGSDPKVKSSPVDDLAQDQSQSNDGAGDEPEKQGVVSCNIGTKIVESTSVCSLSGEKPAGENHGHLSSSFMDFQQTVDPCVESDGKSTEITVAALMTSSPVSTIEKTMDIDGVKSLQEKKAVGEVNADAIPDVNEKTSCSLLNEDKFNVVSALEFKMEAAEGLDGGNQTEQKPPLSMMHMEDVKGTKEEVVVPSGGGKDTASEKVKDLKAEKIDEADARNHVSQAEKQRNEQESNGPTTSENRTSVGLASTVTDHDGEYVEENSESKTGHDHQVRPAPHMISPALTAQETEQPEMTRGPKRTGTEAVDTQECKSTNADATSMPAAGASDMDAKVEFDLNEGFTVDEGKFGEPNSLPAPSCSSAVRLVSPLPFPVSSVSSGLPASITVAAAAKGPFVPPDDLLKSKGELGWKGSAATSAFRPAEPRKAPEMPQGTANVPLPDAAAGKQSRPALDIDLNIPDERALEDLASRISAQEPGSSSVPTNNHDVARDGMIGSESVRGSGGLDLDLNRVDDASDMGNFSISNSRRMDVPLAQVKSQSGSAHNGAVSGRRDFDLNNGPLVDEVCAEPSPFSLHSRSGFSSQPSVSGLRMNNTEIGNFSPWFTSGSNYSAVPIPSIMPDRGEQSFPIVASGAPPRMLGTTGGGSPFSPDVFRGQVLSSSPAVPFTPSTFPYPPVFPFGTTIPLSSAAFPGGSTTYMDSSSGGKVCFPVRPQFLGLAGTVSSPYPRPYVVSFPDANNSSAESSRKWGRQGLDLNAGPGGLDLEARDETSLPPRQLSVSSSQSIADDQARMYQVAGGLLKRKEPEGGWDGYKQPSWQ